From a single Cupriavidus taiwanensis LMG 19424 genomic region:
- a CDS encoding CBS domain-containing protein — protein MKVSDILQIKGNTLYTVTPDTSLLVAVHTMAEHDIGSLVVMEYGDLVGMLTFREIIETLARNNGNVGTSSIRKVMDDAPLTCTMETDVNEVRRMMLERHTRYLPVLDNRTLMGVISFYDVAKAVVEDQSFENKMLKAYIRDWPEERAE, from the coding sequence ATGAAAGTCAGCGACATCCTCCAGATCAAGGGCAATACGCTCTACACCGTGACGCCTGACACCTCCTTGCTGGTCGCCGTGCACACCATGGCCGAGCACGATATCGGCTCGCTGGTGGTGATGGAGTACGGCGACCTGGTCGGCATGCTGACCTTCCGCGAGATCATCGAGACGCTGGCCCGCAACAACGGCAACGTCGGCACCAGCAGCATCCGCAAGGTGATGGACGATGCGCCGCTGACCTGCACCATGGAAACCGACGTCAACGAGGTCCGCCGGATGATGCTGGAGCGTCACACCCGCTACCTGCCCGTGCTCGACAACCGCACGCTGATGGGCGTGATCTCGTTCTACGACGTTGCCAAGGCCGTGGTCGAGGACCAGAGCTTCGAGAACAAGATGCTCAAGGCGTATATCCGCGACTGGCCGGAAGAGCGCGCCGAGTGA
- a CDS encoding MFS transporter, with protein sequence MSQHSQFRLLGLRRFAPFFWTQFLGAMNDNVFKVAFTSLVTYHTALFEGVDARSAAFLISAIFIAPFVLFSATSGQIADKLEKSRLIRLVKSLEIAIMVLGLAGFAWHSAPLLYAGTFLMGLHSTLFGPVKFAYLPQHLDESELVGGNGLVEMGTFVAILIGTLIGGELAGLRQGGTIVGPLYVGAVCVAIAIAGRLVAGGIPASPAPQPDLRINWNPFSETWRNLVLARGNRTVFLSLLGISWLWFLGATFLTSFFSYAKDVLGGDQNVVTLLLAVFSLGIGTGSLLCERLSGRHVEVGLVPFGSIGMTVFAVDLYFASQGQAPAALSGVGAFLAAPHHWRVLADLFLLAMFGGFYSVPLYALIQSRSAPTHRARIIAANNILNSFFMIAASLLGVAMTQAGYSIPQLFLVVGLLNAVVAVYIYSLVPEFLLRFIAWILVHTLYRLRRINAERIPADGPAVLVCNHVSFADAVVLMACSPRPVRFVMDHNIFKVPLLSWFFRQARAIPIAPAHQDPEMLRRAYDSVAQALEDGDLVCIFPEGKITATGEINPFKQGVQQIIRRTPVPVVPMALRGLWGSFFSRKGAPAMSRPFRRGILNRLELVVGEPVPPEAATPEGLQQMVQALRGDWR encoded by the coding sequence ATGAGCCAACACAGCCAGTTCCGACTGCTCGGCCTGCGCCGCTTCGCTCCGTTCTTCTGGACCCAGTTCCTGGGGGCGATGAACGACAACGTGTTCAAGGTCGCCTTCACCTCGCTGGTGACCTATCACACGGCGCTGTTCGAGGGCGTCGATGCGCGCAGCGCGGCGTTCCTGATCTCGGCAATCTTTATCGCGCCGTTCGTGCTGTTCTCGGCCACCAGCGGGCAGATCGCCGACAAGCTGGAAAAGTCGCGGCTGATCCGGCTGGTCAAGTCGCTGGAGATCGCCATCATGGTGCTGGGGCTGGCCGGCTTTGCCTGGCACAGCGCGCCGCTGCTGTATGCCGGCACCTTCCTGATGGGGCTGCATTCCACGCTGTTCGGGCCGGTCAAGTTTGCCTACCTGCCACAGCACCTGGACGAGAGCGAGCTGGTCGGCGGCAACGGGCTGGTCGAGATGGGCACCTTCGTCGCGATCCTGATCGGCACGCTGATCGGCGGCGAGCTGGCGGGGCTGCGGCAGGGCGGCACCATTGTCGGTCCGCTGTACGTGGGCGCGGTGTGCGTGGCCATTGCCATAGCCGGGCGCCTGGTGGCGGGCGGGATCCCGGCGTCGCCGGCGCCGCAGCCGGACCTGCGCATCAACTGGAACCCGTTTTCCGAGACCTGGCGCAACCTGGTGCTGGCGCGCGGCAACCGCACCGTGTTCCTGAGCCTGCTCGGCATTTCGTGGCTGTGGTTCCTCGGGGCGACCTTCCTGACCTCGTTCTTCAGCTATGCCAAGGATGTGCTGGGCGGCGACCAGAATGTGGTGACGCTGCTGCTGGCGGTGTTCTCGCTGGGCATCGGCACCGGTTCGCTGCTGTGCGAGCGCCTGTCCGGGCGCCATGTCGAGGTCGGCCTGGTGCCGTTCGGCTCGATTGGCATGACCGTGTTCGCGGTCGACCTGTACTTTGCCAGCCAGGGCCAGGCGCCGGCCGCGCTGAGCGGCGTCGGCGCCTTCCTGGCCGCGCCGCACCACTGGCGCGTGCTGGCCGACCTGTTCCTGCTGGCCATGTTCGGCGGCTTCTACAGCGTGCCGCTGTACGCGCTGATCCAGAGCCGCAGCGCCCCCACGCACCGCGCGCGCATCATCGCGGCCAACAATATCCTGAACAGCTTCTTCATGATTGCCGCATCGCTGCTGGGTGTGGCGATGACGCAGGCCGGCTACAGCATCCCGCAGCTGTTCCTGGTGGTCGGTCTGCTCAATGCGGTGGTGGCGGTCTATATCTACTCGCTGGTGCCGGAGTTCCTGCTGCGCTTTATCGCCTGGATCCTGGTCCATACCCTCTATCGCCTGCGCCGCATCAACGCCGAGCGCATCCCCGCGGACGGTCCGGCGGTGCTGGTGTGCAACCACGTCAGCTTTGCCGATGCGGTGGTGCTGATGGCCTGCAGCCCGCGCCCGGTGCGCTTCGTGATGGACCACAACATCTTCAAGGTGCCGCTGCTGTCGTGGTTCTTCCGGCAGGCGCGCGCGATCCCGATCGCGCCGGCGCACCAGGACCCCGAGATGCTCAGGCGTGCCTACGACAGCGTGGCCCAGGCGCTGGAAGACGGCGACCTGGTCTGCATCTTCCCCGAAGGCAAGATCACCGCCACCGGCGAGATCAATCCGTTCAAGCAGGGCGTGCAGCAGATCATCCGCCGCACCCCGGTGCCGGTGGTGCCGATGGCGCTGCGCGGACTGTGGGGCAGCTTCTTCTCGCGCAAGGGCGCGCCGGCGATGTCGCGGCCGTTCCGGCGCGGCATCCTGAACCGGCTCGAACTGGTGGTGGGCGAGCCGGTGCCGCCCGAGGCGGCTACGCCGGAAGGACTGCAGCAGATGGTGCAGGCCTTGCGCGGCGACTGGCGCTAG
- a CDS encoding glutathione S-transferase C-terminal domain-containing protein, whose translation MITLYTFGPAFGLPDASPFVTKAEMLLKLAGLPYHARRGSLRRAPKGKLPYLDDMGRIVADSTMIRWHIEKTYHIDFDDGLGPAERGIAWAAEKLMEDHLYWAVARVRWLDQANFDKGPAQFFRSVPAPVRGLAERLVRYKVRKTLWGQGLGRHSEEELVALATKGVTSIADILGDKRYLMGDKPCGADATLFAFAGSLLCPVFDTPIRTAAEGHANLVAYMARMRAEFYPELAAAPVPQGVAA comes from the coding sequence ATGATTACCCTCTACACCTTCGGCCCCGCCTTCGGGCTGCCCGATGCCAGCCCCTTCGTGACCAAGGCCGAGATGCTGCTCAAGCTGGCCGGCCTGCCGTACCACGCGCGCCGCGGCAGCCTGCGGCGCGCGCCCAAGGGCAAGCTGCCGTACCTGGACGACATGGGCCGGATCGTGGCCGATTCCACCATGATCCGCTGGCACATCGAGAAGACCTACCACATCGACTTCGACGACGGCCTGGGCCCGGCCGAGCGCGGCATTGCCTGGGCCGCCGAGAAGCTGATGGAGGACCATCTCTACTGGGCGGTGGCGCGCGTGCGCTGGCTGGACCAGGCCAATTTCGACAAGGGCCCGGCCCAGTTCTTCCGCAGCGTGCCGGCGCCGGTGCGCGGCCTGGCCGAGCGGCTGGTGCGCTACAAGGTGCGCAAGACGCTGTGGGGGCAGGGCCTGGGCCGGCATAGCGAGGAAGAGCTGGTGGCGCTGGCCACCAAGGGTGTGACCTCGATCGCCGACATCCTGGGAGACAAGCGCTACCTGATGGGCGACAAGCCCTGCGGGGCGGATGCCACGCTGTTCGCCTTTGCCGGCAGCCTGCTGTGCCCCGTATTCGACACCCCGATCCGCACCGCGGCCGAGGGCCATGCCAACCTGGTGGCCTATATGGCGCGGATGCGCGCCGAGTTCTACCCGGAGCTGGCGGCCGCACCGGTGCCGCAGGGCGTAGCGGCCTGA
- the aroC gene encoding chorismate synthase, with translation MSGNTLGLLFTVTTFGESHGPAIGAVVDGCPPGLALTEADIQGDLDRRKPGTSRHVTQRKEPDQVEILSGVFEGKTTGTPICLLIRNTDQRSKDYGNIVETFRPGHADYTYWQKYGIRDHRGGGRSSARLTAPVVAAGAVAKKWLREQYGTEIRGYMSQLGEIAVPFTDWSHVPENPFFAANADIIPELETYMDALRRDGDSVGARIEVVASHVPVGLGEPLFDKLDADIAHAMMGINAVKGVEIGAGFDSVAQRGSVHGDELTAAGFRTNNAGGVLGGISTGQDITVSLAIKPTSSIRTPRESIDKAGNAATVETFGRHDPCVGIRATPIAEAMLALVLIDHALRHRAQCGDVRVETPRIPAQAGQTR, from the coding sequence ATGTCCGGCAACACCCTTGGCCTGCTTTTCACAGTCACCACCTTCGGCGAATCGCACGGGCCCGCCATCGGCGCGGTGGTGGACGGCTGCCCGCCGGGCCTGGCGCTGACCGAGGCCGATATCCAGGGCGACCTGGACCGCCGCAAGCCCGGCACCTCGCGCCACGTCACCCAGCGCAAGGAACCCGACCAGGTCGAGATCCTGTCCGGCGTGTTCGAGGGCAAGACCACCGGCACCCCGATCTGCCTGCTGATCCGCAACACCGACCAGCGCAGCAAGGACTACGGCAATATCGTCGAGACCTTCCGCCCGGGCCATGCCGACTACACCTACTGGCAGAAATACGGCATCCGTGACCATCGCGGCGGCGGCCGCTCGTCGGCGCGCCTGACCGCGCCGGTGGTGGCGGCGGGCGCGGTGGCCAAGAAATGGCTGCGCGAACAGTACGGCACCGAGATCCGGGGCTATATGTCGCAGCTGGGCGAGATCGCGGTGCCGTTTACCGACTGGTCGCATGTGCCGGAGAACCCGTTCTTCGCCGCCAACGCCGACATCATCCCCGAGCTGGAAACCTATATGGACGCGCTGCGCCGCGACGGCGACTCGGTCGGCGCGCGCATCGAGGTGGTGGCCAGCCACGTGCCGGTGGGCCTGGGCGAGCCGCTGTTCGACAAGCTCGATGCCGATATCGCGCACGCCATGATGGGCATCAACGCGGTCAAGGGCGTCGAGATCGGCGCCGGCTTCGACAGCGTCGCGCAGCGCGGCAGCGTCCACGGCGACGAGCTGACCGCCGCGGGCTTCCGCACCAACAACGCCGGCGGCGTGCTGGGCGGCATCTCCACCGGGCAGGACATCACCGTGTCGCTGGCGATCAAGCCGACGTCTTCGATCCGCACCCCGCGCGAATCGATCGACAAGGCCGGCAATGCCGCCACCGTCGAGACCTTCGGCCGCCACGATCCGTGCGTGGGCATCCGCGCCACGCCGATCGCCGAGGCCATGCTGGCGCTGGTGCTGATCGACCACGCGCTGCGCCACCGCGCGCAGTGCGGCGACGTCCGCGTCGAAACGCCGCGCATCCCCGCGCAGGCCGGACAGACCCGCTGA
- a CDS encoding MFS transporter: MPPLRGTGPGAAGGPDYARFGLFYLGYYGYVGLISPYVSLYFADRGFDPVQIGVLMASFQVSRIVGPYLWGWLSDVMHTRVRILRVSAFTSLLAFLLLPGVGSYGGMMAMMLTLSLLTSAMSPLGDALTISTLRRHGAFDHSYGRIRMFGSLGFIGAVLAGGALFEAVGMRAFPWVASALLAILAAVVLTMRDAADEGPRTPPPRALPLLRRPDVAWFLASAFLMMFAHAALYVFYSLWLETLGYSKFAIGVMWTIGVVAEIVFFYYQGLLFARYALRTILAGTFVLAALRFGLTGYLAQFAWLMAVVQVLHAATFAAHHSASLKRLQVWFAGPLQGRGQALYTGISYGVGGTLGGLAMGWTWNALAPAHTFGLAAVAAAAGAFCAVMSFRAEGSPAKAVKAAEGAEGAERAEAVSRGDSVQGR; this comes from the coding sequence TTGCCGCCGCTGCGCGGGACAGGCCCCGGCGCTGCCGGCGGCCCTGACTATGCCCGCTTCGGGCTGTTCTACCTGGGCTATTACGGCTACGTCGGCCTGATCTCTCCCTACGTCAGCCTGTATTTCGCCGACCGCGGCTTCGACCCGGTGCAGATCGGCGTGCTGATGGCGAGCTTCCAGGTCAGCCGCATCGTCGGGCCCTACCTGTGGGGCTGGCTGTCCGACGTGATGCACACGCGCGTGCGCATCCTGCGCGTCAGCGCGTTCACTTCGCTGCTGGCATTCCTGCTGCTGCCGGGCGTCGGCAGCTACGGCGGCATGATGGCGATGATGCTGACGCTGAGCCTGCTGACCAGCGCGATGTCGCCGCTGGGCGATGCCCTGACCATTTCCACGCTGCGCCGGCACGGCGCCTTCGACCACAGCTACGGCCGCATCCGCATGTTCGGCTCGCTCGGCTTCATCGGCGCGGTGCTGGCCGGCGGGGCGCTGTTCGAGGCGGTCGGCATGCGCGCGTTCCCGTGGGTGGCCAGCGCGCTGCTGGCGATCCTGGCGGCGGTGGTTCTGACCATGCGCGACGCGGCCGACGAGGGCCCGCGCACGCCGCCGCCGCGGGCCTTGCCGCTGCTGCGCCGCCCGGACGTGGCCTGGTTCCTGGCGTCGGCCTTCCTGATGATGTTCGCGCACGCGGCGCTCTACGTCTTCTATTCGCTGTGGCTGGAGACGCTGGGCTACAGCAAGTTCGCCATCGGCGTGATGTGGACCATCGGCGTGGTTGCCGAGATCGTGTTCTTCTACTATCAGGGCCTGCTGTTCGCGCGCTACGCGCTGCGCACCATCCTGGCGGGAACCTTCGTGCTGGCGGCGCTGCGCTTCGGGCTGACCGGCTACCTGGCGCAGTTCGCGTGGCTGATGGCAGTGGTGCAGGTGCTGCACGCGGCCACCTTCGCCGCGCACCACAGCGCCAGCCTGAAGCGCCTGCAGGTGTGGTTTGCCGGGCCGCTGCAGGGGCGGGGACAGGCGCTGTACACCGGCATCTCCTACGGCGTCGGCGGCACGCTGGGCGGGCTGGCGATGGGCTGGACCTGGAATGCGCTGGCGCCGGCGCATACCTTCGGCCTCGCCGCCGTGGCCGCGGCGGCGGGGGCCTTCTGCGCGGTGATGAGCTTTCGCGCGGAAGGCAGCCCGGCAAAAGCGGTCAAGGCGGCCGAGGGGGCCGAGGGGGCCGAGCGGGCCGAGGCGGTCAGCCGTGGCGACTCGGTCCAGGGCCGCTGA
- a CDS encoding porin: protein MKKFFLPLCLASGFAGPALAQSGVSLYGLIDTTIRYTTHENPSGDGKFQMGDGVLTGTRFGMQGTETLGNGYRAFFVLENGFLPDTGMASQGGRLFGRKAFVGLGGDFGSLKLGRDFTVIHEVIASYDTMALPNLGLIAFQSGNYTGGVRQDNMLKYSGVFGPVTVAAQHAFGEVAGSFPASSSTGASLTYSSGPVKLAGGYQIMRDTATYFGTAVPTSDQQVWSVGGTYRWGNTLFNAGFTRSTYDQAGYRDNAYYAGLKHAFSDAWTFYLTGTYDRMKINGDGGNRYTAAMMVDYNLSKRTDVYVEADYTALTGTWRTLASRPNFVTPFFGHGNRIGVTTGLRHKF from the coding sequence ATGAAGAAGTTCTTCCTGCCGCTTTGCCTTGCCAGTGGATTCGCCGGCCCGGCCCTCGCCCAGAGCGGGGTTTCGCTGTACGGACTGATCGACACCACGATCCGCTACACCACCCACGAGAACCCCAGCGGCGACGGCAAGTTCCAGATGGGCGACGGCGTACTTACCGGCACGCGCTTCGGCATGCAGGGCACCGAAACGCTCGGTAACGGCTACCGCGCCTTCTTCGTGCTCGAGAACGGCTTCCTGCCCGATACGGGCATGGCCTCGCAAGGCGGCCGGTTGTTCGGGCGCAAGGCCTTCGTCGGCCTCGGCGGGGATTTCGGCAGCCTGAAGCTGGGCCGCGACTTCACCGTAATCCACGAAGTCATTGCCAGCTACGACACCATGGCGTTGCCCAACCTGGGGCTGATCGCCTTCCAGAGCGGCAACTACACCGGCGGCGTGCGCCAGGACAACATGCTCAAGTACTCAGGCGTATTCGGGCCGGTCACCGTGGCCGCGCAGCATGCGTTCGGCGAAGTCGCCGGCAGCTTCCCGGCATCGTCGTCGACCGGCGCGAGCCTGACCTACAGCAGCGGCCCCGTCAAGCTTGCCGGCGGCTACCAGATCATGCGCGACACCGCCACCTACTTCGGCACCGCGGTACCGACGAGCGACCAGCAGGTATGGTCGGTGGGCGGCACGTACCGGTGGGGCAATACGCTGTTCAACGCAGGCTTCACGCGCAGTACGTACGACCAGGCGGGCTATCGCGACAACGCCTACTATGCCGGGCTGAAGCACGCGTTCAGCGATGCATGGACGTTTTATCTCACCGGCACCTATGACCGCATGAAGATCAACGGCGACGGCGGCAACCGCTATACGGCGGCGATGATGGTGGACTACAACCTGAGCAAGCGCACCGATGTCTATGTCGAAGCCGACTACACCGCGCTGACGGGCACCTGGCGCACCCTCGCGTCAAGGCCCAACTTCGTCACGCCGTTCTTCGGCCATGGCAACCGCATCGGCGTGACCACCGGGCTGCGCCACAAGTTCTGA
- a CDS encoding aldehyde dehydrogenase family protein, whose translation MRYQNYINGRWVDSEQHDPNRNPSDLSDLVGEAAIATPALAQEAIAAASAAFGAWSESPVQLRADILARVGHEIVDRKDELGRLLAREEGKTLREAIGEVMRAGQIFKYFAQEALRPHGQLVASVRPGIDVEVTAEPVGVVSIITPWNFPIAIPAWKLAPALAFGNCVVFKPAELVPGSAWALAEILSRSGLPDGVFNMVLGRGTELGPVLTTSPDVAAVSFTGSEATGRRIAQALGGTSTRLQLEMGGKNPLVVLGDADIAVAVDAAVQGAFYSTGQRCTASSRIIVTDDIHDRFTRALREATQRLRVGHALDDATDIGPVADASQLDKDLGYVALGRQEGAVLACGGERLRCASDGFYLAPALFLECESGMRVAQEEIFGPVATVLRARDHDHALELANDTPFGLSAGVCTRSLSAARRFRRQLRAGMVMVNTATAGVDYHVPFGGIRASSYGPHEQGWAAREFFTAGKTSYIRA comes from the coding sequence ATGCGATACCAGAACTACATCAACGGCCGGTGGGTCGACAGCGAACAGCACGACCCCAACCGCAATCCCTCCGATTTGTCCGACCTCGTTGGCGAAGCCGCCATTGCAACCCCTGCCCTGGCGCAGGAAGCCATCGCGGCGGCCAGCGCAGCCTTTGGTGCGTGGTCCGAAAGTCCCGTGCAACTGCGCGCGGATATCCTCGCTCGCGTCGGCCATGAAATCGTGGATCGCAAGGACGAGCTCGGACGGCTGCTGGCGCGCGAAGAAGGCAAGACCCTGCGCGAGGCCATCGGCGAGGTCATGCGCGCCGGACAGATTTTCAAGTACTTCGCGCAGGAAGCGCTGCGGCCGCACGGGCAGCTGGTGGCATCGGTGCGGCCAGGCATCGATGTGGAAGTCACGGCAGAACCGGTCGGCGTGGTCAGCATCATCACGCCGTGGAATTTCCCCATCGCCATCCCGGCATGGAAGCTTGCGCCTGCGCTGGCGTTCGGCAATTGCGTGGTGTTCAAGCCGGCGGAACTGGTGCCGGGCTCGGCCTGGGCGCTGGCCGAGATCCTGTCGCGCAGCGGGCTGCCCGACGGCGTCTTCAACATGGTCCTGGGCCGCGGCACGGAACTTGGCCCGGTCCTGACGACGTCCCCGGATGTCGCGGCTGTCTCCTTTACCGGATCGGAGGCTACGGGCCGCCGTATCGCGCAGGCCCTCGGCGGAACCAGCACGCGGCTGCAACTGGAGATGGGCGGCAAGAACCCGCTGGTGGTGCTGGGCGATGCGGATATCGCCGTGGCCGTCGACGCCGCCGTGCAAGGCGCCTTCTATTCCACGGGCCAGCGCTGCACGGCGTCATCGCGGATCATCGTGACCGACGACATCCACGACCGCTTCACCAGGGCATTGCGCGAGGCCACGCAGCGGCTTCGCGTCGGCCACGCGCTGGACGATGCCACCGACATCGGCCCCGTGGCCGACGCCAGCCAGCTCGACAAGGACCTCGGCTACGTCGCCCTCGGCCGCCAGGAAGGCGCCGTGCTGGCGTGCGGCGGCGAACGTCTGCGGTGCGCCAGCGACGGGTTCTATCTGGCGCCGGCGCTATTCCTCGAATGCGAAAGCGGCATGCGCGTAGCCCAGGAAGAGATCTTCGGACCGGTGGCGACGGTGCTGCGCGCGCGCGACCACGACCATGCCCTCGAGCTTGCCAACGACACCCCGTTCGGCCTGTCGGCGGGCGTGTGCACGCGCTCGTTGTCTGCGGCGCGCCGCTTCCGGCGGCAGCTGCGCGCCGGCATGGTCATGGTCAATACAGCCACCGCGGGCGTGGACTATCACGTGCCGTTCGGCGGCATCAGGGCCTCCTCATACGGCCCGCACGAGCAGGGCTGGGCCGCGCGCGAATTCTTTACTGCCGGCAAGACGAGCTACATCCGGGCCTGA
- a CDS encoding GntR family transcriptional regulator — protein sequence MQRINTPTYVRLREQIRADIAAGIWPLGAHITLAQMVERYEVSLNPVREALLHLQGEGIIDMQMHRGAVIPTVDAAYIANIYDMRGAIEQMLAAKVAALATPEDIERIDAARLHYEEVVSGDDTGASVAANREFHRVFNQVAGNQPAVDVLGSRSSLVDALRRSLGYGPQRKDAVIAQHRKLVAAVRKGDGALAARIALDHAESARDDLLRMIETPH from the coding sequence ATGCAACGCATCAACACTCCCACCTATGTCCGTCTGCGCGAACAGATCCGCGCCGATATTGCCGCCGGAATCTGGCCGCTCGGTGCGCACATCACGCTGGCGCAAATGGTGGAGCGGTACGAAGTCAGCCTGAATCCGGTGCGCGAGGCGCTGCTGCACCTGCAGGGCGAGGGCATCATCGACATGCAGATGCACCGCGGCGCGGTGATCCCCACCGTCGACGCGGCCTACATTGCCAACATCTATGACATGCGCGGGGCCATCGAGCAGATGCTGGCGGCCAAGGTCGCGGCGCTCGCGACGCCCGAGGACATCGAGCGGATCGATGCGGCGCGCCTGCATTACGAGGAGGTCGTCAGCGGCGACGACACTGGCGCGAGCGTGGCGGCGAACCGCGAATTCCACCGGGTCTTCAACCAGGTGGCCGGCAACCAGCCAGCGGTGGATGTGCTCGGCTCGCGCTCCAGCCTGGTCGATGCCCTGCGCCGTTCGCTTGGCTATGGCCCGCAGCGCAAGGACGCGGTGATTGCGCAGCACCGCAAGCTGGTGGCGGCGGTGCGCAAGGGCGACGGCGCGCTGGCCGCGCGCATCGCGCTGGATCACGCCGAATCGGCGCGCGACGACTTGCTGCGCATGATCGAAACACCGCACTAA
- a CDS encoding Bug family tripartite tricarboxylate transporter substrate binding protein has protein sequence MEFGKGAVRLAFSFTAAFGLIHAACAAPAPYPSRPIQLIVGFAPGGAADTMARAVAEEMSKSLGQPVVVDNRSGASGNIATQAALAAAPDGYSVIFAAIHLATNPSMIGVPYNPRTDLAMVGQMTSVPVFMLAAASSPYRSAADVIAASRRLDGGLKVGSGGIGTSSHLALELLKRAEHMPALHIPYRGGTPALQGLMSGEVDVMFDLGSGTLKSYIDAGKVRPLAVMQASAVSGVKAPPAPAAGLPKETYIRSWQGLAVKAGTPPAVIDKLHAALNAAMRQPAVQARAQAMGMEPTASATPADFQKLYLEELARWSAFIKAANIKPQ, from the coding sequence ATGGAGTTCGGTAAGGGCGCCGTGCGCCTAGCGTTTTCATTCACCGCCGCCTTCGGGCTGATTCATGCGGCTTGCGCCGCCCCCGCGCCGTATCCGTCCCGGCCGATCCAGCTGATCGTCGGCTTTGCGCCAGGCGGCGCGGCCGACACCATGGCCCGCGCGGTCGCCGAGGAAATGTCCAAGAGCCTGGGCCAGCCGGTGGTGGTGGACAACCGCAGCGGCGCCTCCGGCAACATCGCCACCCAGGCCGCGCTGGCCGCGGCGCCCGATGGCTATTCCGTGATCTTCGCGGCCATTCACCTGGCCACCAATCCGTCGATGATCGGCGTGCCCTACAACCCGCGCACCGACCTGGCGATGGTGGGCCAGATGACCAGCGTTCCGGTCTTCATGCTGGCGGCAGCCTCGTCCCCGTACCGGTCGGCGGCCGATGTCATCGCGGCGTCGCGCAGGCTCGATGGCGGGCTCAAGGTCGGCAGCGGTGGCATCGGCACGTCGTCGCACCTGGCGCTCGAGCTGCTCAAGCGCGCCGAGCACATGCCGGCACTGCATATCCCCTACCGCGGCGGCACGCCCGCGCTGCAAGGCCTGATGTCGGGCGAGGTGGACGTGATGTTCGACCTGGGCTCCGGGACCCTCAAGTCCTACATTGATGCGGGCAAGGTGCGGCCCCTGGCGGTGATGCAGGCCAGTGCGGTAAGCGGCGTCAAGGCACCGCCGGCCCCGGCGGCGGGCTTGCCCAAGGAGACCTATATCCGCAGCTGGCAGGGCCTGGCGGTGAAGGCCGGTACGCCACCTGCCGTCATCGACAAGCTGCATGCGGCGCTCAACGCGGCCATGCGCCAGCCGGCGGTGCAGGCCCGGGCACAGGCCATGGGCATGGAGCCCACGGCCAGCGCGACGCCCGCGGATTTCCAGAAGCTCTACCTGGAGGAACTGGCACGCTGGAGTGCGTTCATCAAGGCAGCAAACATCAAGCCGCAATAA